Proteins from a genomic interval of Chitinophagales bacterium:
- a CDS encoding VCBS repeat-containing protein encodes MSRHTLFFFTFYCLLLSSCNTDESTNTDNTTTNIEVEEKTNSSNSAKLFTFLSSEKTGIQFSNEIQQSQDINIIYYDYLFNGGGVAVGDFNNDGLQDAYFTGNFVPNKLYLNKGNFQFEDITERAKVDGWYVLPDGKKRSTWSSGATVVDINNDGWLDIYVCKSGPYNNDDAKRNLLFVNNGDANEGISFTESAKEYGIDDTGHSTQATFFDYDKDGDLDLYVLNHAVYFTNISMGEAFQRTEQDKAELQKVSSHFYENQGNGKFREATGEAGLLRYGYGLGVVASDLNNDGWTDLYVSCDFSTPDYLFINNKNGTFRDAIKEMTGHISYYGMGCDIADINNDTYPEISVVDMTAEDRYRSKTLMPSMNSNLFWALINDHHLHYQYMFNTFQLNNGNGTFSEISQLAGLHKSDWSWANLMADFDNDGYKDILITNGFKQDTKDNDFLMQIRDRKQALGVKQIPKEEVMDWVVKMESHKTKNFIYKNNGDLTFSKKISEWGLDKESFSNGAAYVDLDNDGDLDLLVNNIDEPAFVLQNNAVEQQKGNYLRIKLEGAKGNEMGLNAKVTVTVNGQQQFIEQTLTRGYESACDNVLHFGVGEATEVVAVEVTWGNGRAQSLSDIAANQTITLKQADANDTPAIPKIKTTFSDLTAQAGLDFKHKENEYDDFAKEILLPQKQSTNGPFIGVGDVNGDLLQDCMIGGAKGQAAALYLQQKNGKFAKTKGTAWEADKGCEDMGIAFFDADGDGDLDIYVVSGGGGEFGVASSNLQDRLYLNDGKGNFEKAKDALPQMLVSGQSIAVHDFDGDEDLDIFVGGRGVPGKYPFAERSFLLQNEGGKFKDVTENMAPELVNVGMVNDALWSDFDGDGTKDLIVVGEWMPLQFFQNKGGKFTNVSADMGLKDTEGWWFSIAEGDFNKDGRMDYVVGNLGLNSKFKADEHKPFEVFADDFDGTGSIDIVLATNYQGNRFPVRGRECTSEQMPFVAEKFPTYHEFALADMAAIYGNDKLDKALHRVAKELRSCLLLSNSNGNLVLQPLPNEVQVAPNKAILVKDVDMDGNLDVLVAGNMYDTEVETMRYDAGIGGVLKGDGTGNFTYLNVIQSGFYVNGNVRDMADIELSSGGKGTIVSKNNGATQLFLLRQ; translated from the coding sequence ATGTCAAGGCATACCCTATTCTTTTTTACATTTTATTGCTTGTTACTAAGTTCTTGCAATACAGACGAATCAACCAATACTGACAATACTACTACAAACATTGAAGTAGAGGAAAAGACAAACTCTTCAAATTCTGCCAAGCTTTTTACCTTCCTTTCGTCTGAAAAAACGGGTATCCAATTCAGCAATGAAATACAACAGAGCCAAGACATCAATATTATTTACTACGATTACCTCTTCAATGGAGGAGGAGTAGCCGTAGGCGACTTCAACAATGACGGGCTGCAAGATGCCTATTTTACAGGTAATTTTGTGCCGAACAAATTGTACTTAAACAAAGGCAATTTTCAGTTTGAAGACATCACCGAGCGAGCCAAAGTAGATGGATGGTATGTGCTTCCTGATGGCAAAAAACGCAGCACTTGGTCGAGTGGCGCAACAGTGGTTGACATCAACAATGATGGCTGGTTGGATATTTATGTATGTAAATCAGGCCCTTATAACAATGACGATGCCAAACGCAATTTGCTGTTTGTCAACAATGGTGACGCAAACGAGGGCATCAGTTTCACCGAAAGTGCGAAAGAATACGGGATTGACGATACAGGTCATTCTACACAAGCCACTTTTTTCGATTACGACAAGGATGGAGACTTGGATTTATATGTCTTGAATCACGCTGTGTATTTCACCAACATCAGTATGGGAGAAGCCTTTCAGCGAACGGAGCAAGACAAAGCCGAATTGCAGAAAGTGAGTAGTCATTTTTATGAAAACCAAGGCAATGGTAAATTTAGAGAAGCAACAGGAGAAGCCGGCTTGTTGCGGTATGGTTATGGTTTGGGAGTTGTAGCAAGTGACTTAAACAACGATGGCTGGACAGATTTGTATGTATCGTGTGATTTTTCTACCCCCGATTACCTGTTCATCAACAACAAAAACGGTACGTTTCGAGATGCGATCAAAGAAATGACAGGTCACATCTCGTATTACGGAATGGGCTGCGACATTGCAGACATCAACAACGACACCTATCCCGAAATCAGCGTAGTCGATATGACCGCCGAAGATCGCTATCGCTCCAAAACCCTGATGCCTTCGATGAACAGCAACCTTTTTTGGGCATTGATTAACGACCACCATTTGCATTATCAATACATGTTCAATACTTTTCAATTGAACAACGGCAATGGAACGTTTAGTGAAATTTCGCAATTGGCGGGACTGCACAAATCCGATTGGAGTTGGGCGAATCTTATGGCTGATTTTGACAATGATGGCTACAAAGACATATTGATTACCAATGGCTTCAAACAAGATACCAAAGACAACGACTTTTTGATGCAAATTCGGGATCGCAAACAAGCGTTGGGCGTAAAGCAAATTCCGAAAGAAGAAGTCATGGATTGGGTGGTTAAAATGGAGTCGCACAAAACCAAAAACTTCATTTACAAAAACAATGGCGATCTCACCTTCTCCAAAAAAATAAGCGAATGGGGCTTGGACAAAGAAAGTTTTTCCAATGGAGCAGCCTACGTAGATTTGGACAATGATGGAGATTTGGATTTGTTGGTCAACAACATAGACGAACCTGCTTTTGTGCTGCAAAACAATGCTGTTGAACAACAAAAAGGCAATTATTTGCGGATAAAATTGGAAGGAGCAAAAGGCAATGAAATGGGACTCAATGCCAAAGTAACCGTCACCGTCAATGGGCAACAGCAGTTTATCGAACAGACTTTGACGCGAGGTTATGAGTCGGCTTGTGACAATGTTTTGCACTTTGGAGTGGGAGAAGCGACAGAGGTGGTAGCCGTTGAAGTGACGTGGGGCAATGGTCGGGCGCAATCACTTTCCGACATTGCAGCCAATCAAACGATTACCCTGAAGCAAGCAGATGCCAATGATACACCTGCAATTCCAAAAATCAAAACAACCTTTTCTGACCTTACCGCACAAGCAGGTTTGGACTTCAAACACAAGGAAAATGAATACGATGATTTTGCCAAAGAAATTTTGCTGCCTCAGAAACAATCTACCAATGGCCCATTTATTGGAGTGGGTGATGTAAATGGCGACTTGTTGCAGGATTGTATGATTGGCGGTGCAAAGGGACAGGCGGCGGCTTTGTATTTGCAGCAAAAGAATGGTAAGTTTGCGAAAACAAAGGGAACTGCATGGGAAGCAGACAAAGGCTGTGAGGACATGGGAATTGCGTTTTTTGATGCGGATGGCGATGGCGATTTGGATATTTATGTCGTCAGTGGAGGTGGTGGAGAGTTTGGAGTGGCTTCTTCCAATTTGCAGGATAGGCTGTATTTGAATGATGGCAAGGGAAATTTTGAGAAAGCGAAAGATGCTTTACCCCAAATGCTTGTCAGTGGGCAGTCAATTGCAGTACATGATTTTGATGGTGACGAAGACTTAGATATTTTTGTGGGCGGACGTGGAGTTCCCGGGAAATATCCTTTTGCAGAAAGGAGTTTTTTGCTTCAAAACGAGGGCGGAAAATTTAAGGATGTAACCGAAAATATGGCTCCCGAATTGGTGAATGTAGGAATGGTAAATGATGCGCTTTGGTCTGATTTTGATGGAGATGGCACCAAAGATCTGATAGTAGTGGGAGAGTGGATGCCCTTGCAGTTTTTTCAGAATAAAGGTGGCAAATTCACCAATGTTAGCGCAGATATGGGATTGAAGGATACGGAAGGTTGGTGGTTCTCGATCGCAGAAGGTGACTTCAACAAAGATGGACGAATGGACTATGTGGTCGGCAACTTGGGTTTGAACAGTAAGTTCAAAGCAGATGAACACAAACCTTTTGAAGTATTTGCAGATGATTTTGATGGCACAGGATCGATAGATATCGTGTTGGCTACCAATTATCAAGGAAATCGTTTTCCTGTTCGTGGACGAGAATGTACTTCAGAGCAAATGCCTTTTGTGGCAGAAAAATTTCCGACCTATCATGAATTTGCGTTGGCGGATATGGCTGCTATTTATGGGAATGATAAATTGGACAAAGCATTGCATCGAGTGGCAAAGGAATTGCGGTCGTGTTTATTATTGAGCAACTCTAATGGTAATTTGGTATTGCAACCGCTTCCCAATGAGGTACAGGTAGCACCAAATAAGGCAATTCTGGTGAAAGATGTAGATATGGATGGAAATTTAGATGTTTTAGTGGCGGGAAATATGTATGATACGGAGGTAGAGACAATGCGTTATGATGCAGGAATTGGAGGAGTATTGAAGGGAGATGGCACTGGGAATTTTACTTATTTGAATGTGATACAGAGTGGTTTCTATGTGAATGGGAATGTGAGAGATATGGCTGATATTGAGTTGAGTAGTGGTGGCAAGGGGACGATTGTTTCCAAAAATAATGGTGCAACACAGTTGTTCTTGTTGCGACAGTAA